The sequence below is a genomic window from Providencia rettgeri.
TAACGGCGATCAGTGTCTCTCATTTACTTAATGACATGATCCAGTCACTGATTTTAGCAATTTATCCTTTATTACAGTCTGATTTTTCATTAAGTTTTGCCCAAATAGGGATGATCACCCTCACTTATCAGATTACGGCATCATTACTTCAACCCATTATCGGCTATTATACTGATAAACACCCGCAACCATATTCTCTACCAATAGGTATGAGCTTTACGTTAACGGGATTAATATTGTTAGCAATGGCAGAAACCTTCCCGACCATATTACTTGCCGCAGCACTTGTTGGTACGGGCTCTTCCGTGTTCCACCCTGAATCTTCACGCGTTGCTCGTATGGCTTCAGGAGGACGACATGGCCTTGCACAATCCTTTTTCCAAGTGGGTGGTAACTTAGGGGCCTCCCTTGGGCCATTACTTGCAGCGCTGATTATTGAACCTTATGGAAAAGGCAATATTGGCTGGTTCTCACTGGCGGCTCTACTTGCAATTGTTATTTTGCTGCAAGTCAGTAGTTGGTACAAACACCAACACCGTGCCGCAAGTAAAAAGCCGATCAGTGCGGGAGATGTTAAAGTCTTACCACGCAAAGTCATTGTTGGCTCTTTAGCTGTCCTGTTAGTTCTAATTTTCTCCAAATACTTTTATTTGGCCAGTATTAGCAGCTATTACACCTTTTATTTGATCGATAAATTCGGTGTTTCTGTGCAAAATGCGCAAATTCATTTGTTTGTTTTCTTATTTGCCGTTGCCGCTGGCACGATGATTGGTGGGCCAATAGGTGATAAAATAGGGCGTAAGTACGTTATTTGGTTCTCAATCCTTGGTGTTGCACCATTTACCTTAATTTTACCCTACGCATCCCTCTATTGGACTGGGGTACTGACTGTCATTATTGGTTTGATTTTAGCCTCTGCATTTTCGGCTATTTTAGTCTACGCACAAGAGCTAATCCCCGGTAAAACTGGCATGGTATCAGGGTTGTTCTTTGGACTCGCATTCGGTATGGGGGGCGTTGGCGCAGCAGTTTTAGGCCATATCGCTGACCAGACCAGTATTGAACAAGTTTATCATTATTGCGCTTTCCTACCATTACTTGGGATTTTCACAGTATTACTGCCAAATATTGGCAATAAATAGATTTATTTTCTTATTTTACCCATACTTACACAAAAATAAGTATGGGTCTTTCCATCCATAATTCAAACAAATTTCAGATAAAAATCTCACAAACACAGCGATTGTAACGATTTAGCACCTTTAAGCTGTCTTTTTTTTTAAAACATTTCATTTTTTTAAGGAAATTTATCTCAAAAAAAGTTAGAAT
It includes:
- a CDS encoding MFS transporter, which codes for MSEQTTNPSNPSPSKPLNKTGKTVFSILTAISVSHLLNDMIQSLILAIYPLLQSDFSLSFAQIGMITLTYQITASLLQPIIGYYTDKHPQPYSLPIGMSFTLTGLILLAMAETFPTILLAAALVGTGSSVFHPESSRVARMASGGRHGLAQSFFQVGGNLGASLGPLLAALIIEPYGKGNIGWFSLAALLAIVILLQVSSWYKHQHRAASKKPISAGDVKVLPRKVIVGSLAVLLVLIFSKYFYLASISSYYTFYLIDKFGVSVQNAQIHLFVFLFAVAAGTMIGGPIGDKIGRKYVIWFSILGVAPFTLILPYASLYWTGVLTVIIGLILASAFSAILVYAQELIPGKTGMVSGLFFGLAFGMGGVGAAVLGHIADQTSIEQVYHYCAFLPLLGIFTVLLPNIGNK